Proteins encoded together in one Nitrosopumilus sp. window:
- a CDS encoding DNA polymerase II large subunit, translating into MSENDAISRISGIKMPAYYQDYYSNLSTETYSIFEHAANAKSSLVDSSGIIEPKIAFDLADRVAKMHEIDIAEPLRELLKINGKELSALILSKEIALGKYTLPDSSLEEKLDLAVRVGLAIVTEGVTIAPLQGISEVKIKKNKDGSDYLSVSIAGPMRSAGGTESAVTMLIADHVRKTAGLSKFQANSFDDETGRFVEELRIYEREASSFQFHILDEDIEHVISNLPVELDGVDTDPYEVVNHKSMVRIKTDRVRGGALRVLNDGLIGRSKKLLKRIELYNLDGWEWLNDLKGAVQTGDNQEDAAAKRMREVITGRSVLSMPNKLGGFRLRYGRSCNTGFAAVGIHPVIAEILDHTIAVGTQVKIDIPGKGATVAFVDSIDTPIVRMKNGDVVKIRDVKHGIEIKKEIEKILHLGDILISFGDFLENNAQLVPSGYVEEFWIEELKQKIQKYEPDDKNLSQFLTKIPTLDEAIKLSLDFQIPLHPHYLYFWDKISSEELLELLKPNKVNDETIEYPIESKKILEKLGVPHKIKNNLILLENQEAKIFFNLLFREKPIIAELSVPQILTTSSGIQIKNKFSTSIGVRIGRPEKAAPRQMKPPTHVLFPISDKGGPTRDLLKASRNEHFFTNIYNRHCAQCNEPSIGIKCSKCGIKTSINYRCSNCRDTLNEPYCVKCKRKAQAHSHKEFPLKAKLLSAQEKIGLRAQEPFKGVKELINQDRIAEPLEKGLVRQNNGLTVFKDGTVRFDATNSPLTQFKPSWIGTSIEKLKMLGYTHDVEGKPLENSDQILELRMQDVIIPYESGKYLVATCKYIDTLLEKFYGNSPFYKVKNIEELVGHLIIGLAPHTSVGIVGRIIGYTETHVCFATPNWHSAKRRDADGDADSIMLLMDSLLNFSRQFLSDRIGGLMDAPLLIQPLVLPHESQPQAHNLEVTKSLPLEFFESTLQQVKASDVTTVEIIKSRLETERQFYDYFFTHSTTSLTTSKSRSAYSTLGSMLDKFDMQIKNAELIDAVNTSEIVSNVISTHLVPDIMGNLRAYARQNFRCTGCGKSFRRMPLIQTCICGHKLIPTITRGSVEKYLKLAKRLVEKYDVSEYQRGRIHALSDEIELVFGKNQGDQSLLTDYA; encoded by the coding sequence ATGTCTGAAAATGACGCTATTTCCCGTATTAGTGGCATCAAAATGCCTGCTTATTATCAAGATTATTACTCAAATTTATCCACTGAGACTTACTCTATTTTTGAACATGCAGCAAATGCAAAATCTAGTCTTGTAGATTCATCTGGAATTATTGAGCCTAAAATTGCATTTGATCTGGCTGATAGAGTTGCCAAGATGCACGAAATTGATATTGCAGAACCATTAAGGGAACTTCTAAAAATTAATGGAAAGGAACTTTCTGCGTTAATTCTATCAAAAGAAATCGCTTTAGGAAAATATACTCTTCCAGATTCATCACTAGAAGAAAAACTTGATTTAGCAGTCCGTGTTGGATTAGCAATTGTAACTGAAGGAGTTACAATTGCACCACTACAAGGTATTAGTGAAGTTAAGATAAAGAAAAACAAAGATGGTTCAGATTATCTCTCAGTTTCAATTGCAGGTCCAATGCGTTCAGCAGGAGGTACTGAATCAGCAGTAACTATGTTAATTGCTGACCATGTGAGAAAAACAGCTGGTCTTTCTAAATTCCAAGCAAACTCATTTGATGATGAAACAGGCAGATTTGTTGAAGAATTGAGGATTTACGAGAGGGAAGCAAGCAGTTTTCAATTCCATATTTTAGATGAAGACATTGAACATGTAATTTCTAATCTTCCAGTTGAATTAGATGGTGTAGATACAGATCCTTATGAAGTTGTAAATCACAAATCCATGGTTAGAATCAAAACTGATAGGGTTAGAGGAGGAGCATTAAGAGTCTTAAATGATGGTTTGATTGGCAGATCTAAAAAACTACTCAAAAGAATTGAACTGTATAATCTAGATGGATGGGAATGGCTTAACGATCTGAAGGGAGCAGTTCAAACCGGAGATAATCAAGAAGACGCTGCAGCAAAAAGAATGCGTGAAGTAATTACAGGTAGATCAGTTTTATCAATGCCTAACAAATTAGGAGGATTTAGACTAAGATATGGCAGATCTTGTAATACGGGATTTGCTGCGGTAGGAATTCATCCAGTAATTGCAGAGATTTTAGATCATACAATCGCAGTAGGAACTCAGGTTAAAATCGATATTCCTGGAAAGGGGGCAACTGTAGCATTTGTGGATTCAATTGACACTCCAATAGTTCGTATGAAAAATGGAGATGTTGTAAAAATTAGAGATGTAAAACATGGAATAGAAATCAAAAAAGAAATTGAAAAAATCTTACATCTTGGAGACATCCTGATTTCATTTGGTGATTTTCTTGAAAACAATGCTCAACTTGTACCATCTGGGTATGTTGAAGAATTTTGGATAGAAGAATTAAAACAAAAAATTCAAAAATATGAACCCGATGACAAAAACCTATCTCAATTTTTGACAAAAATCCCAACATTAGACGAAGCTATCAAACTATCTCTTGATTTCCAAATCCCCCTACATCCACATTACCTGTATTTTTGGGATAAGATTTCCTCAGAAGAACTACTTGAACTTTTAAAACCAAATAAAGTAAATGATGAAACAATCGAATATCCAATTGAAAGTAAAAAAATTCTGGAAAAACTAGGAGTTCCTCATAAAATTAAAAATAATTTGATTTTATTAGAAAATCAAGAAGCAAAAATATTTTTTAATTTACTTTTTAGGGAAAAACCAATTATTGCTGAACTATCTGTTCCACAAATTTTAACAACCTCATCTGGAATTCAAATTAAAAATAAATTTTCTACTTCAATTGGTGTTAGAATTGGAAGACCTGAAAAAGCAGCTCCAAGACAAATGAAACCTCCAACACATGTCTTATTTCCAATTAGTGATAAAGGGGGACCAACCAGAGATCTTCTAAAAGCCTCTAGAAATGAGCATTTTTTCACAAACATCTACAATCGACATTGTGCTCAATGTAACGAACCTTCCATTGGAATAAAATGTTCAAAATGTGGAATTAAAACATCAATTAACTATAGATGTTCTAATTGTAGAGATACTCTTAACGAACCATATTGTGTAAAATGTAAGAGAAAGGCTCAGGCTCATTCACATAAAGAATTCCCACTAAAAGCAAAACTACTCTCAGCTCAAGAAAAAATTGGATTACGTGCACAAGAACCATTCAAAGGAGTAAAAGAACTTATCAATCAAGATAGGATTGCAGAACCATTAGAGAAGGGACTAGTACGACAAAACAATGGGCTAACCGTTTTCAAAGATGGAACCGTGAGATTTGACGCAACAAATTCACCTTTAACCCAATTCAAACCTTCTTGGATTGGAACATCAATTGAGAAACTCAAGATGTTGGGTTACACTCATGATGTTGAAGGAAAACCTCTTGAAAACTCAGATCAAATTTTAGAACTTAGAATGCAAGACGTGATAATTCCATATGAGAGTGGAAAATATCTCGTTGCAACATGTAAATACATAGATACTCTTCTAGAGAAATTCTATGGAAATTCTCCATTCTATAAAGTAAAGAATATTGAAGAACTAGTAGGACATCTAATAATTGGTCTTGCTCCACATACTTCAGTTGGAATTGTAGGGAGAATTATTGGTTATACTGAAACTCATGTTTGTTTTGCAACACCAAATTGGCATTCAGCAAAAAGAAGAGATGCAGATGGTGATGCTGATTCAATAATGCTCTTAATGGATAGTCTTCTTAACTTCTCAAGGCAGTTTCTTTCTGATAGAATTGGTGGATTAATGGATGCTCCATTACTAATCCAACCTCTCGTTTTGCCTCATGAATCCCAACCACAAGCACATAACCTTGAAGTAACAAAATCTTTACCCCTTGAATTCTTTGAATCAACTCTTCAACAAGTTAAAGCATCAGATGTAACAACAGTGGAAATTATTAAATCACGTCTTGAAACTGAAAGACAATTTTATGATTACTTTTTTACTCATTCTACTACATCTTTAACCACTTCAAAATCACGTAGTGCATATTCTACACTTGGTTCAATGCTTGACAAATTTGATATGCAAATTAAAAATGCTGAATTAATTGATGCTGTAAATACTTCAGAAATTGTTTCAAATGTGATTTCAACACATCTTGTTCCAGACATAATGGGAAATCTCAGAGCTTATGCTAGACAGAACTTTAGATGCACAGGATGTGGAAAATCATTTAGAAGAATGCCATTAATTCAAACATGTATTTGTGGCCATAAACTAATTCCTACTATAACCAGAGGCTCTGTGGAAAAATATCTAAAACTAGCTAAAAGACTAGTTGAAAAATACGATGTTAGTGAATATCAGAGAGGAAGAATTCATGCTCTATCTGATGAAATTGAATTAGTATTTGGAAAAAATCAAGGCGACCAATCACTTCTAACTGATTATGCCTAA
- the glyA gene encoding serine hydroxymethyltransferase, which yields MAKSANKESYDKIFSKLKEHHKWFENSIPLIASENIPSPAVREAIISDFGNRYAEGWPGERVYAGCVYIDDVEFECMKLAKKLYKAKFADVRPISGVVANLAIYSAFTNPGDIMLAPSIPAGGHISHGKKEHSGTAGLVHGLEIEFYPFDAEEMTIDVDKTKQKVKELKQKNRLPKMAMFGGSLFLFPHPVKELSDFLKSYDMHINYDAAHVAGLIAGGKFQDPLREGVDTMTMSTHKTLFGPQGGLVLGSKEHEEGIKKATFPGLTSSHHIHHMAAKAVAFAEALEFGKDYATQVIKNAKLFAEALNNMGFKVLGESKGFTQSHQIAVNVLDYSDGGKVEADLEKANIIVNRQLIPGDIKAGRNYFHPGGIRLGVSEITRLGMKKNEMQEIASFIKEVVIEKKDPKKILPKVKALRKNYQKVKFCFDNKLGAYEYVKLR from the coding sequence ATGGCTAAATCAGCTAATAAGGAATCTTATGATAAAATTTTCAGTAAATTAAAAGAACACCACAAGTGGTTTGAAAATTCTATTCCATTAATTGCCAGTGAAAATATTCCAAGTCCAGCAGTAAGAGAGGCCATAATTTCTGATTTTGGTAACAGATATGCTGAAGGTTGGCCTGGGGAGAGAGTTTATGCTGGATGTGTCTACATTGATGATGTAGAATTCGAGTGCATGAAATTAGCCAAAAAACTTTACAAAGCAAAATTTGCTGATGTTAGACCAATTTCGGGCGTGGTTGCAAATTTAGCAATTTATTCAGCTTTTACAAATCCGGGTGACATAATGTTAGCTCCATCAATTCCTGCAGGAGGCCATATTTCTCATGGGAAAAAAGAACATTCTGGAACTGCGGGATTAGTTCATGGTTTGGAAATTGAGTTCTATCCATTTGATGCAGAAGAGATGACGATTGATGTCGATAAAACAAAACAAAAAGTCAAAGAACTAAAACAAAAAAATCGACTTCCAAAAATGGCAATGTTTGGTGGTTCATTATTCTTGTTTCCTCATCCAGTAAAAGAATTATCAGATTTTCTAAAGAGTTATGATATGCACATAAATTATGATGCAGCTCATGTTGCAGGTTTAATTGCTGGAGGTAAGTTTCAAGATCCGCTTCGAGAGGGAGTCGATACAATGACTATGAGTACTCATAAAACATTGTTTGGACCTCAAGGAGGACTTGTGTTAGGATCTAAAGAACATGAAGAAGGAATTAAGAAAGCAACATTTCCAGGATTAACAAGTAGTCATCATATTCATCATATGGCTGCAAAAGCTGTTGCTTTTGCAGAAGCATTAGAGTTTGGAAAAGATTACGCTACACAGGTAATTAAAAATGCAAAGTTATTTGCTGAGGCACTAAATAATATGGGTTTCAAAGTTTTAGGAGAAAGTAAAGGCTTTACACAATCTCATCAAATTGCAGTTAATGTTTTAGATTATTCTGATGGTGGAAAGGTAGAAGCAGATTTAGAAAAAGCCAACATTATTGTTAATAGACAATTAATTCCAGGAGATATTAAGGCAGGACGAAATTATTTCCATCCGGGTGGAATTAGGTTAGGAGTTTCAGAGATTACACGTCTTGGAATGAAAAAGAATGAGATGCAAGAGATTGCTTCTTTCATTAAAGAGGTTGTAATTGAGAAAAAAGATCCAAAAAAGATTCTTCCAAAAGTAAAGGCTCTCAGAAAAAATTATCAAAAAGTAAAATTCTGTTTTGATAATAAATTGGGTGCTTATGAGTACGTAAAATTAAGATAG
- the thsB gene encoding thermosome subunit beta, with product MGMQATSKGTMPVVLLKEGGSETKGRDAQKNNIAAAKIIAEIVHTSLGPRGMDKMLVDSLGDVTITNDGATILKEIDVQHPAAKMLVEISKTTDNEVGDGTTSAVVLAGALLANAESLIDQNVHPTIIVDGYRKAAKKAKQFLESIADTITPNDKNILTKIAKTSMQTKLVRKDSDLLAEIIVKSILAVAEKEGEKFDVDIDDIKVEKKAGGSIKDSMIIQGIVLDKEVVHGGMPRKISEAKIALINTALEINKTETDAKINISNPQQLKSFLDEENRMLKTMVDKVIGSGANVVLCQKGIDDMAQHYLAKAGIIAVRRIKESDLTKLAKATGGRIVTNLDDLYEKDLGGAEIVEERKIEEDKWVFIEGCKHPKSVTLLLRGGSQRVVDEVERSVHDALMVVKDVIEKPQIVAGGGAPETYAATKLRSWAKSLEGREQLAAEKFAESLESIPLALSENAGMDPIDTLTLLRSKQQKGEKWTGIDVMKGKIANMKSSDIIEPLVVKLQIVSAAAEAACMILRIDDVIATQKSGGGPPGGGEGGMPPGMGGMPPGMGGMPPGMGGMPDMGGMM from the coding sequence ATGGGCATGCAAGCAACATCAAAAGGAACTATGCCGGTTGTTCTTCTAAAAGAAGGCGGTTCTGAGACAAAAGGCAGAGATGCACAAAAAAACAATATCGCTGCTGCTAAAATAATTGCTGAAATTGTCCATACTAGTCTAGGACCAAGAGGCATGGATAAAATGCTAGTTGACTCTCTAGGTGATGTTACAATTACAAATGATGGTGCTACTATTTTAAAAGAAATTGACGTTCAACACCCAGCTGCCAAAATGCTTGTTGAAATTTCTAAAACCACAGACAATGAGGTTGGAGATGGAACTACCTCAGCTGTTGTTTTAGCTGGTGCACTTCTTGCAAATGCTGAGTCTCTAATTGATCAAAATGTACATCCAACAATAATTGTAGATGGATATAGAAAAGCTGCAAAAAAGGCAAAACAATTTCTTGAAAGTATTGCAGATACAATCACTCCAAATGATAAGAATATTCTTACAAAAATTGCAAAAACCTCAATGCAGACTAAACTTGTAAGAAAAGATTCTGATTTACTTGCTGAAATTATTGTAAAATCTATTCTTGCAGTTGCTGAAAAAGAAGGTGAAAAGTTTGATGTTGATATTGATGATATTAAAGTTGAAAAGAAGGCAGGCGGATCTATCAAAGATTCAATGATTATTCAGGGTATCGTTCTTGACAAAGAAGTTGTTCATGGAGGCATGCCTAGAAAAATTTCTGAGGCCAAAATTGCATTAATTAACACTGCACTTGAAATCAATAAAACTGAAACTGATGCTAAAATTAACATTTCAAATCCACAACAACTAAAATCATTTTTAGATGAAGAAAACAGAATGCTCAAAACAATGGTTGACAAAGTTATTGGTTCAGGAGCAAATGTGGTTTTATGTCAAAAAGGAATTGATGATATGGCACAGCATTATCTTGCAAAAGCTGGAATTATTGCAGTTAGAAGAATAAAAGAAAGTGATCTTACAAAACTAGCAAAAGCAACTGGTGGTAGAATTGTCACTAATTTAGATGATCTTTATGAAAAAGATCTTGGTGGTGCAGAGATTGTTGAAGAAAGAAAAATTGAAGAAGACAAATGGGTTTTCATTGAAGGGTGCAAACATCCAAAGTCAGTTACTTTACTTCTTCGTGGAGGCTCACAAAGAGTAGTTGATGAAGTAGAACGATCAGTACATGATGCTTTAATGGTTGTAAAAGATGTAATTGAAAAACCACAAATTGTTGCTGGTGGTGGAGCACCTGAAACTTATGCAGCAACCAAACTAAGATCTTGGGCAAAATCATTAGAAGGAAGAGAACAATTAGCTGCAGAAAAATTTGCCGAATCTTTAGAATCAATACCTTTAGCACTTTCAGAAAATGCTGGAATGGATCCTATTGATACACTAACACTTCTTCGTTCAAAACAACAAAAAGGAGAAAAATGGACTGGTATTGACGTAATGAAAGGTAAAATTGCAAATATGAAATCAAGTGATATTATTGAACCATTAGTTGTTAAATTACAAATTGTTTCTGCAGCTGCAGAAGCTGCATGTATGATACTTAGAATTGATGATGTAATTGCTACTCAAAAATCAGGTGGAGGACCACCTGGTGGAGGAGAAGGTGGAATGCCACCTGGAATGGGTGGAATGCCACCTGGAATGGGTGGAATGCCACCTGGAATGGGTGGAATGCCTGACATGGGCGGAATGATGTAA
- the glnA gene encoding type I glutamate--ammonia ligase, giving the protein MPYKVSHGKAIQVTYSPDEVFSRIQHEGIQFIDLQFTGLTGHFHHTTISADTFTPEQMRDGLPKLDGSSIVGFTTIDDSDLLLKPDPNTFAIIPWMTENKTARMLCDVYWGENRGRLSRDPRGISQKAEEFIKSQGYDFSTWGPEVEFFVFDKVHWDVLTPYKGQSYSIESKEAPWSQEGNGYPMGLQEGYYPSTPSDTLTPYRNECVNILKNNFGILCDNHHHEVATAGQCEIDIKYDYMTNAADAAQSYKYVIRNVAQKYGKVATMMPKPIAMDSGSGMHVNVSLWKGKENAFFDPDDEIELSQVGRYFCGGIINHAKALSAICNPTTNSYHRLVPGYEAPAYIAWSSGNRSAIVRVPKHLTGKEYAHLKRLEFRAPDPSSNPYLVFAAVTAAGMDGIKKKMDPGEQVRDDIFKMTKSDRTKRGIGVLPKSLGEALDELESDRKFLNPIFTNDVVDKIIELERRDQREIAIRPHPHEFYLYFDV; this is encoded by the coding sequence TTGCCCTATAAAGTTAGTCATGGAAAAGCAATACAAGTAACATACTCACCTGATGAAGTTTTCTCGAGAATACAACATGAGGGAATACAATTTATCGATTTACAATTTACAGGTTTAACAGGTCATTTTCATCATACTACAATTTCAGCTGATACATTTACACCTGAACAAATGAGAGATGGGTTACCTAAATTAGATGGTTCATCAATTGTTGGATTTACTACCATTGATGATTCAGATTTACTCTTAAAGCCAGACCCAAATACATTTGCAATAATTCCATGGATGACTGAAAATAAAACTGCTAGAATGCTTTGTGATGTTTATTGGGGAGAAAATAGAGGAAGATTATCTCGGGATCCACGAGGTATTTCTCAAAAAGCTGAAGAATTTATCAAGAGTCAGGGATATGATTTTAGTACTTGGGGTCCAGAAGTCGAGTTTTTTGTTTTTGATAAGGTGCATTGGGATGTTTTAACACCATACAAAGGACAATCATATTCAATTGAATCTAAAGAAGCTCCATGGAGTCAAGAAGGGAATGGATATCCAATGGGATTACAAGAAGGATATTATCCAAGTACACCATCGGATACTCTTACACCCTATAGAAACGAATGTGTAAACATACTGAAAAATAATTTTGGTATACTTTGTGATAACCATCATCATGAAGTTGCTACTGCAGGCCAATGTGAGATTGATATCAAATATGATTACATGACAAATGCTGCTGATGCTGCACAATCTTACAAGTATGTGATTAGAAATGTTGCTCAGAAATATGGAAAAGTAGCAACTATGATGCCAAAACCAATTGCTATGGATTCAGGTTCAGGAATGCATGTTAATGTTAGTTTATGGAAAGGTAAAGAGAATGCATTCTTTGATCCAGATGATGAGATTGAATTAAGTCAAGTTGGAAGATATTTTTGTGGTGGAATTATTAATCATGCAAAAGCACTTTCAGCAATTTGTAATCCTACTACTAATTCGTATCATAGATTAGTGCCAGGATATGAGGCACCTGCATATATTGCATGGAGTTCAGGAAACAGATCTGCAATAGTAAGAGTTCCAAAACATCTTACGGGTAAAGAATATGCACATCTAAAAAGACTTGAATTTAGAGCACCTGATCCTTCATCAAATCCATATCTAGTTTTTGCAGCAGTAACAGCTGCTGGTATGGATGGAATTAAAAAGAAAATGGATCCTGGAGAACAAGTACGTGATGATATCTTTAAGATGACTAAATCAGATAGAACAAAAAGAGGAATAGGTGTACTTCCTAAGAGTCTTGGTGAAGCATTAGACGAATTAGAAAGTGATAGAAAATTCCTTAACCCTATTTTTACAAATGACGTGGTAGATAAAATTATAGAATTAGAAAGAAGAGATCAACGTGAAATAGCAATTAGACCCCATCCACATGAATTTTATCTATACTTTGATGTTTAG
- a CDS encoding AN1-type zinc finger domain-containing protein: MKSEKCAYCGDLTDLPFQCNYCKDPFCSEHRLPEEHRCVKLSQIRAKRFGERKVIRDGGRNRPNILKRFFGRF; encoded by the coding sequence GTGAAATCAGAAAAATGTGCTTATTGTGGAGATTTAACTGATTTACCTTTTCAATGTAATTATTGTAAAGACCCATTTTGTTCAGAACACAGACTTCCAGAAGAACACAGATGTGTTAAACTTAGCCAAATCAGAGCAAAAAGATTTGGTGAGAGAAAAGTAATTAGAGATGGGGGAAGAAACCGACCAAATATACTTAAACGATTTTTTGGTAGATTTTAA
- a CDS encoding SDR family oxidoreductase gives MIKDKVAIITGASSGIGFATALTLSKAGAKVAIGARRVDRLEELAKKITENGGQVFYQKLDVTKREECDNFAKAVLDKWGTIDILVNNAGLMPLSFFKNLKVDEWDRMIDVNIKGVLYSTGSVINHMKEKKSGHIVNLSSVAGRIVFPAGSVYCATKHAVAAFSEGLRQEFSVRSNIRVTSIEPGVVATELNDTITDESLQGFVENAKKMEALQADDIANAILFAVDSPSHVNVNEILIRPTTQER, from the coding sequence TTGATTAAAGATAAAGTTGCAATAATTACTGGGGCAAGTAGTGGAATAGGATTTGCTACCGCACTTACATTATCTAAAGCCGGAGCAAAGGTTGCAATTGGTGCAAGACGAGTTGATAGATTAGAAGAACTTGCAAAAAAAATAACTGAAAATGGCGGTCAAGTTTTTTATCAAAAATTAGATGTCACTAAAAGAGAAGAATGTGATAATTTTGCCAAGGCTGTTTTGGATAAATGGGGCACAATTGACATTCTTGTTAATAATGCCGGATTGATGCCTTTGAGTTTTTTCAAAAACCTCAAGGTTGATGAATGGGATAGAATGATTGATGTGAACATTAAAGGAGTATTGTATTCCACAGGCTCAGTAATCAATCATATGAAAGAGAAAAAATCTGGTCATATAGTAAATCTCTCATCAGTAGCTGGCAGAATAGTTTTTCCAGCGGGAAGTGTTTATTGTGCAACTAAACATGCAGTTGCTGCATTTAGTGAAGGTCTAAGACAAGAATTTAGTGTCAGATCAAACATTAGAGTCACAAGCATTGAACCTGGAGTTGTTGCAACAGAACTAAATGATACAATTACAGATGAATCTTTACAAGGATTTGTTGAAAATGCAAAAAAAATGGAAGCATTACAAGCAGATGATATAGCAAATGCAATATTATTTGCAGTTGATTCTCCTTCACATGTAAATGTAAATGAAATTTTGATTAGACCAACTACACAAGAACGTTAA
- a CDS encoding FAD/NAD(P)-binding oxidoreductase encodes MTNIPHVVILGGGFGGLASANELRNSLSSSQLKITIIDKKDWFMVGFAKLWIINGTRTFENSVGSLNNLGKKEITFIKEEILSIDPKTKNIKTNSQTISYDYLIISMGAVLAPEKIPGLKEHGFNLYDHDHLSQIHEKLMSIKSGKIAISIMGMPYKCPPAPFEASLLIDAMLRKRGVRDSIQIDFYSPAPITLPAAGPDVSKKILELVNSEQIVFHNSSKIKSVEPHKLIFENSQTDFDLLLAIPPHIAPKVIYDSGLAKESGFILINRDCKTKFENVFAIGDVTSLPVTESMAVPKAGIFAEGEGITVAKNIISKILSKEEEVYFDGKGGCFLESGRDTASVIEVNMFSNPKPTTNLTESNEDNLVKKQQFEKERLSNWL; translated from the coding sequence TTGACAAATATTCCACATGTTGTAATTTTAGGAGGAGGTTTTGGAGGACTTGCTTCTGCAAATGAATTAAGAAATTCGCTAAGTTCTTCTCAATTAAAAATTACAATAATAGATAAAAAAGATTGGTTTATGGTTGGATTTGCAAAATTATGGATTATTAATGGAACACGAACTTTTGAAAACTCAGTAGGTTCTCTAAATAATTTAGGAAAAAAAGAAATAACTTTCATAAAAGAAGAAATATTGTCAATTGATCCTAAAACCAAAAATATCAAAACTAATTCCCAAACAATTTCTTATGATTATTTGATAATTTCAATGGGGGCTGTTTTAGCACCTGAAAAAATACCTGGTCTTAAAGAACATGGATTCAATCTTTATGATCATGATCATCTTTCACAAATTCATGAAAAACTAATGTCGATAAAATCTGGAAAAATTGCTATCTCAATAATGGGGATGCCATACAAATGTCCCCCAGCACCATTTGAGGCTAGTTTACTCATAGATGCTATGCTTAGAAAACGTGGTGTTCGTGATTCCATTCAAATTGATTTCTATAGTCCTGCACCAATTACATTGCCAGCAGCTGGACCTGATGTAAGTAAGAAAATTCTTGAATTAGTAAATTCTGAACAAATTGTTTTCCATAATTCTTCAAAAATAAAATCTGTTGAACCACACAAATTAATTTTTGAAAATTCTCAAACTGATTTTGATCTATTGTTAGCAATTCCACCTCATATTGCTCCAAAAGTTATCTATGATTCAGGTTTAGCAAAAGAATCAGGGTTTATTCTAATCAACCGAGATTGTAAAACAAAGTTTGAAAATGTTTTTGCTATAGGTGATGTAACAAGTTTACCTGTAACTGAATCAATGGCAGTTCCAAAAGCTGGAATATTTGCAGAGGGTGAAGGCATTACCGTTGCAAAAAACATAATTTCTAAAATTCTGTCAAAGGAAGAAGAAGTATACTTTGATGGTAAAGGTGGCTGTTTCTTAGAATCAGGTAGGGATACAGCTTCAGTAATTGAAGTTAATATGTTTTCAAATCCAAAACCAACAACAAATCTTACAGAATCTAATGAAGACAACCTTGTTAAAAAACAACAATTTGAAAAAGAAAGATTAAGTAATTGGTTATGA
- a CDS encoding RIO1 family regulatory kinase/ATPase, giving the protein MQQSFISIKKLTNEPYSKILGYPKSTKTQIKSRIKELEKLKIKSISFTGPTTIENVKVLGKGYVGVVVLAKKNNKLVALKIRRTDSQRKEMRNEAKLLNLVNQVKVGPKMIAFSKNFVVMEYLEGVKISQWINTLQGTGSVKKFKNTLKKILEDCYRLDEIGFDHGELSNISKHVIVGKTNSTIIDFESSSTNRRSSNVTSITQAFFIGSGIAKKAQKLYKNPSKNEIIRALQLYKQEKTRENFDYLLKILKL; this is encoded by the coding sequence ATGCAACAATCCTTTATTTCAATTAAGAAACTTACCAATGAACCATACTCTAAAATTCTGGGATATCCTAAATCAACTAAAACTCAGATTAAGTCAAGAATCAAAGAGTTAGAAAAATTAAAAATCAAATCAATATCATTTACAGGTCCAACTACTATTGAAAATGTGAAAGTTTTAGGTAAAGGGTATGTGGGTGTTGTAGTTTTAGCAAAAAAAAATAATAAACTAGTTGCATTAAAAATTCGAAGAACAGATTCTCAGAGAAAAGAAATGAGGAATGAAGCAAAATTACTAAATTTAGTTAATCAGGTAAAAGTTGGTCCAAAAATGATAGCATTTTCAAAAAATTTTGTTGTAATGGAATACCTTGAAGGTGTAAAAATAAGTCAGTGGATAAACACACTACAAGGAACTGGTAGTGTAAAAAAATTTAAAAACACACTAAAAAAAATTTTAGAAGATTGTTATAGATTAGATGAGATAGGTTTTGATCATGGAGAACTAAGTAATATATCAAAACATGTTATTGTTGGAAAAACTAATTCTACAATAATTGATTTTGAGAGTTCAAGCACAAATAGAAGATCATCAAATGTAACATCAATTACTCAAGCATTTTTTATTGGATCTGGAATTGCAAAAAAAGCTCAGAAATTATACAAAAACCCATCAAAAAATGAAATTATCAGAGCCTTGCAACTATACAAGCAAGAGAAAACAAGAGAAAATTTTGATTATTTATTGAAAATTTTAAAACTTTAA